The stretch of DNA CGCGGGTGTCGACGCCGATCTGCTCAAGCGCGTTCTGCAGCGCGAGCGCGTTCATCACCGTGGCGAGCATGCCCATATAATCAGCGGTGGCGCGCTCAAAGCCCTTGGCGGCGGCGGCAAGGCCGCGGAAGATGTTTCCCCCGCCGACGACAACGCAAATCTCGTGCCCCGCTTCCTTGGCGGCGGCGATCTCGCCAGCGACGCGGGCGACGGTGTCGGGATCGATGCCGAACTGGCCCGGCCCCATCAACACCTCTCCGGACAGCTTCAGGAGAACACGGTTGAAGCGCGGGCGGGTCATGTTTGGTCCGATCGGGTTCGGTTCGGTGTGGCGCGCGACCTTAGTGGCGGCAGCGCGGAAATCCAAGCGTATCGGGCGGGCCGTGCCGCGCCCTGCCGCCAATGGGCGGCGAACGGGCGGGAACGCCGCCCGTCAGGCGGCAGCCGGGCCGGCGCATGGCCGGCCCGGCACCATCGTCAGGCCGACTTCAGCCCGGCGGTCGCGGCGACTTCGGCGGCGAAGTCGCTCTGCTGCTTCTCAATGCCTTCGCCCAGCTGGAAGCGGACGAAATCCTTGATCGCGATCGATCCGCCCGCCGCCTTGGCTTCGGCGGCGACCACGTCCTGCACCGGCGTCTTGCCGTCGATCACGAACGCCTGGGTGAGCAGTGCATTTTCCTTGCGGAACTTCTCGACCGGGCCGTTGATGATCTTCTCGGCGACTTCCGGCGGCTTGCCGGCGATCTTGTCGGCAGCCTTTTCACGGGCGATCGCGGCTTCGCGCTCGATCAGCGCCGGATCGATCAGGTCGCCGGTCAGCGCGAGCGGATAGGCGGCCGCGATGTGCATCGCGAGCTGCTTGCCAAGCGCTTCGATGCGGTCGGCCGGAGCATTGCCCTCGAGCGCGACGAGCACGCCGATCTTGCCAAGGCCGGGTGCCGCAGCATTGTGGACATAGGACACGACCGCGCCCTCGCTCACTTCGAGCACGCGGGCGCGGCGCAGCGACTGGTTCTCGCCGATGGTGGCGATGTTGGCAGTCAGCGCCTCCTGCACGGTGCCGCCGGCAGGCATGGCAGCGGCGAGCAGCGCGTCGACATCTTCACCAGTGCCGAGCGCGATCTGGGTGACGTCACGGACGAACGACTGGAACTGGTCGTTCTTGGCGACGAAGTCGGTTTCCGAGTTAACCTCGACAACCGCGCCGCGCGTGCCGGCAACGGCGACGCCGACCAGACCCTCGGCAGCGGTGCGGCCGGCCTTCTTGGCGGCGGCCGCAAGGCCCTTGGTGCGCAGCCAGTCGATCGCGGCTTCGATATCGCCGCCGGTTTCGTTGAGCGCCTTTTTGCAGTCCATCATGCCGGCACCGGAGCGCTCGCGCAGCTCCTTGACCGTTGCAGCCGTAATCTCCGCCATCATCTGGCTCCTTCCTGGCTTGGGTTTGGCCCAGCGGCGCTCCGCGCTCTGCCGGGCAGCTGTGACAAAATCGGGAAACCGGCGCGGGCGACGGTCAGCCGCCGCCCGCACCGGTCAGGCGGCCTTAGGCGGCCGCGCCTTCGCCGAGCACTTCCTCGGCCGGCGGGGTGTCCATCGCGCCGAGATCGACGCCGCGCTGCGCGGCACCGGCCTGACCGCCACGGGTCGCGGCCTGGGCGATCGCCTCGCAATACAGGCGGATGGCACGGCTGGCGTCGTCATTGCCCGGCACCGGGAAGGCGATGCCGTCGGGCGAGACGTTCGAATCGAGGATCGCGACGACCGGGATGCCGAGCGTGTTGGCTTCCTTGATCGCCAGCTCTTCCTTGTTGGCGTCGATCACGAACATCACGTCGGGAATGCCGCCCATGTCGCGGATGCCGCCCAGCGACAGCTCGAACTTGTCGCGCTCGCGGGTCAGCTGGAGGACTTCCTTCTTGGTCAGGCCGTGGGTATCGCCCGCCAGCTGCTCTTCCAGCGCCTTGAAACGCTTGATCGAGTTCGAAATCGTCTTCCAGTTGGTGAGCATGCCGCCCAGCCAGCGATGGTTGACATAATGCTGGCCGGCGCGGCGCGCGGCCTCGGCGATCGGCTCCTGCGCCTGGCGCTTGGTGCCGACGAACAGCACCTTGCCGCCGGCCGCGACCGTCTGGCTGACAAAGTCGAGCGCGCGGGC from Sphingomonas changnyeongensis encodes:
- the tsf gene encoding translation elongation factor Ts, yielding MAEITAATVKELRERSGAGMMDCKKALNETGGDIEAAIDWLRTKGLAAAAKKAGRTAAEGLVGVAVAGTRGAVVEVNSETDFVAKNDQFQSFVRDVTQIALGTGEDVDALLAAAMPAGGTVQEALTANIATIGENQSLRRARVLEVSEGAVVSYVHNAAAPGLGKIGVLVALEGNAPADRIEALGKQLAMHIAAAYPLALTGDLIDPALIEREAAIAREKAADKIAGKPPEVAEKIINGPVEKFRKENALLTQAFVIDGKTPVQDVVAAEAKAAGGSIAIKDFVRFQLGEGIEKQQSDFAAEVAATAGLKSA
- the rpsB gene encoding 30S ribosomal protein S2, with the translated sequence MAVPTVSLQALIEAGAHFGHQTHRWNPKMKPYIYGERNGVHILDLSQTVPLFARALDFVSQTVAAGGKVLFVGTKRQAQEPIAEAARRAGQHYVNHRWLGGMLTNWKTISNSIKRFKALEEQLAGDTHGLTKKEVLQLTRERDKFELSLGGIRDMGGIPDVMFVIDANKEELAIKEANTLGIPVVAILDSNVSPDGIAFPVPGNDDASRAIRLYCEAIAQAATRGGQAGAAQRGVDLGAMDTPPAEEVLGEGAAA